A window of Ruania suaedae contains these coding sequences:
- the murD gene encoding UDP-N-acetylmuramoyl-L-alanine--D-glutamate ligase, translating to MIDALRGRDVLVAGLGVSGRAAVEALVEVGARVTAVDADPARADGVPPGVRVLTGSPAMVTEGMAAHPPELVVASPGWRPSSPVLRAASEHRVPVWSEVELAWQMCAPDVRWLTITGTNGKTTTVGMLEQMLLARGWRAQAVGNVGTPITTTVLAARAGGDPIDALAVELSSFQLHYTHSLSPVASVCLNIDADHLDWHGSMDAYAGAKARVYSRTRRACVYNAADPRTRQMVEEADVIEGARAVGFTLGMPAIGQVGMVEDLLADRAFAPDRQTHAAELATLEDLRHLGGAASPGSTLEVAPHIVANALAAAALARAAGVEPEAIGAGLRAYRPGAHRMSEVAEVGGVRYVDDSKATNAHAAAAALAAMEPGRTIWIAGGLAKGAELGGLVAAHADRLRAVVVIGRDPEPVAGALRRHAPDIPRLVVPAGETDVMETAVEAARGLAHPGDVVLLAPACASMDQFDSYAARGDAFAAAVRSLEERS from the coding sequence ATGATCGACGCGCTGCGCGGCCGGGACGTGCTCGTGGCCGGCCTGGGGGTCTCCGGCCGAGCGGCCGTGGAGGCGTTGGTCGAGGTCGGAGCCCGCGTCACCGCCGTCGACGCCGACCCGGCCCGTGCCGACGGCGTGCCGCCCGGCGTGCGGGTCCTCACCGGGTCACCGGCGATGGTGACCGAGGGCATGGCCGCGCACCCTCCCGAGCTCGTCGTCGCCTCGCCCGGGTGGCGCCCGTCCTCGCCGGTGCTGCGCGCCGCGTCCGAGCACCGGGTCCCGGTGTGGAGCGAGGTCGAGCTCGCTTGGCAGATGTGCGCCCCGGACGTGCGGTGGCTGACGATCACCGGGACGAACGGCAAGACCACCACCGTCGGCATGCTGGAGCAGATGCTCCTCGCCCGCGGCTGGCGCGCCCAGGCGGTGGGCAACGTCGGCACCCCGATCACGACGACGGTGCTGGCAGCCCGGGCCGGTGGGGACCCGATCGATGCCCTCGCGGTAGAGCTGTCCAGCTTCCAGCTGCACTACACCCACTCGCTCTCCCCGGTGGCGTCGGTCTGCCTGAACATCGACGCCGACCACCTCGACTGGCACGGATCCATGGATGCCTACGCCGGGGCGAAGGCACGCGTGTACTCCCGCACCCGGAGGGCGTGCGTGTACAACGCGGCCGATCCGCGCACCCGGCAGATGGTCGAGGAGGCGGACGTGATCGAGGGAGCACGCGCCGTCGGGTTCACCCTCGGCATGCCCGCGATCGGCCAGGTGGGCATGGTCGAGGACCTGCTCGCCGACCGTGCCTTCGCTCCCGACCGGCAGACCCACGCGGCCGAGCTCGCCACGCTCGAGGACCTGAGACATCTCGGCGGTGCAGCGAGCCCCGGCAGCACCCTCGAGGTGGCGCCGCACATCGTGGCCAACGCGCTCGCCGCCGCCGCTCTCGCCCGTGCGGCCGGAGTCGAGCCGGAGGCGATCGGCGCCGGTCTGCGGGCCTACCGGCCCGGGGCGCACCGGATGAGCGAGGTCGCCGAGGTCGGCGGGGTGCGCTACGTGGACGACTCCAAGGCCACCAACGCCCACGCCGCCGCGGCTGCGCTGGCGGCGATGGAGCCGGGCCGGACCATCTGGATCGCGGGGGGCCTGGCCAAGGGGGCCGAGCTGGGGGGCCTGGTGGCCGCCCACGCCGACAGGCTGCGTGCCGTCGTGGTGATCGGCCGCGATCCCGAGCCGGTCGCGGGTGCGCTACGACGACACGCGCCCGACATCCCACGCCTGGTGGTCCCCGCTGGTGAGACTGACGTCATGGAAACGGCGGTCGAGGCGGCGCGGGGCCTGGCGCACCCGGGCGATGTGGTGCTGCTCGCCCCGGCGTGCGCATCGATGGATCAGTTCGACTCCTACGCCGCGCGCGGTGACGCCTTCGCGGCAGCGGTCCGCTCCCTGGAGGAGCGCTCGTGA
- the murG gene encoding undecaprenyldiphospho-muramoylpentapeptide beta-N-acetylglucosaminyltransferase, with translation MADHIVLAGGGSAGHVNPLLATAAELRAREPGLALTVLGTAEGLEAELVPAAGLELTVIDRVPMPRRPNADALRFPGRWRRAMRTAGAAVAGARAVVGFGGYVASPAYLAARRLGVPIVIHEQNALPGLANRLGARWADAVGVTFSGTPLPRARWVGLPLRRTISDLLAERAQDAPGRAAAAAATLGLDPGRLTVVVTGGSLGARRLNEQVPLVAAELVAAGAQVLHATGRGKLEPVRAAVAAMAPEVAAHYHAVDYLGEMHEALAVADLMIGRAGAGTVGELAALGIPAIYVPLPVGNGEQRRNAAGVVDAGGGLLVEDPQLTRAWLLEHAVPLIGQRGRLRSMAQAAESAGVRDGAARLVDLVDEAVARRSA, from the coding sequence GTGGCTGACCACATCGTGCTCGCCGGCGGGGGATCGGCCGGGCACGTGAACCCCCTGCTGGCCACGGCCGCCGAGCTGCGCGCCCGCGAGCCCGGGCTCGCGCTGACCGTCCTCGGGACGGCCGAGGGACTGGAGGCCGAGCTCGTGCCCGCCGCGGGCCTGGAACTGACGGTGATCGACCGGGTGCCGATGCCCCGGCGGCCGAACGCCGACGCGCTCCGGTTCCCGGGGCGGTGGCGACGGGCGATGCGCACGGCCGGTGCCGCCGTCGCCGGTGCCCGGGCGGTGGTGGGATTCGGCGGCTATGTGGCGAGCCCCGCCTACCTGGCGGCGCGCCGGCTCGGAGTCCCGATCGTGATCCACGAGCAGAACGCGCTGCCGGGCCTGGCGAACCGGCTCGGAGCCCGCTGGGCCGACGCCGTCGGGGTCACGTTCTCCGGCACGCCGCTCCCGCGGGCGCGCTGGGTGGGACTCCCGCTGCGCCGCACGATCTCCGACCTGCTCGCCGAACGGGCGCAGGACGCGCCCGGACGTGCCGCTGCGGCGGCGGCGACCCTGGGGCTGGACCCTGGCCGGCTCACCGTCGTGGTCACCGGTGGCTCCCTCGGGGCGCGCCGGCTGAACGAGCAGGTGCCGCTCGTGGCCGCCGAACTCGTGGCCGCCGGCGCGCAGGTCCTGCACGCCACCGGGCGCGGCAAGCTCGAACCGGTGCGCGCCGCCGTCGCCGCGATGGCGCCGGAGGTGGCCGCGCACTACCACGCGGTGGACTACCTCGGCGAGATGCACGAGGCCCTCGCTGTCGCCGACCTGATGATCGGCCGGGCGGGCGCCGGGACGGTCGGTGAGCTCGCCGCCCTGGGCATCCCGGCCATCTACGTGCCGCTCCCGGTGGGCAACGGCGAGCAGCGCCGCAATGCCGCCGGCGTGGTGGACGCGGGCGGGGGACTGCTGGTCGAGGACCCGCAGCTGACACGCGCGTGGCTGCTCGAGCACGCGGTCCCCCTGATCGGGCAAAGGGGCCGGTTGCGGTCGATGGCGCAGGCGGCGGAATCCGCCGGCGTCCGCGACGGGGCAGCCCGCCTGGTCGACCTCGTTGATGAGGCCGTCGCGCGGAGGTCGGCGTGA
- a CDS encoding UDP-N-acetylmuramoyl-L-alanyl-D-glutamate--2,6-diaminopimelate ligase — protein MNATPAARTTADLAAAFGLDLLEPAGGHPAAGRPVTGVSLDNRLTAAGDLFAALPGARTHGAEHAPAAVAAGAVAILTDRDGVARLERAGLEVPVLVAADVRGVLGLVSAEILHRPAERMRTFAVTGTNGKTTTSYLLEEILGALGRTTGLIGTVELKVAGERTPAKLTTPEAPQVQHLLSRMAGSGVTDLVMEVSSHALALHRVDPIVFDMVGFTNLTPDHLDFHVDMDSYYRAKADLFTPARARRGVVLAEDRWGRRLAEEATIPVATIGMQTPPARPDPDTDWLISLTHARPDHTEFTVTHRDGRSVSTQVWMPGRFNVLNAAVAVVMALESGISAADLHHHLRRGLRPTVPGRMELVGEQPRCIVDFAHNADALELVLRALRPTTRGRLVVVFGATGERDTAKRPRMGEIAVRHSDVVVITDDDPHDEDPATIRGEVMAGALRAVGAEQRTGRTIDLFEVAPRSTAIRRAVAAAGPSDTVLVAGRGHETIQEVAGVEHHLDDREEVRAALAERASRGTS, from the coding sequence ATGAACGCCACTCCCGCGGCCCGGACGACGGCAGACCTCGCCGCCGCCTTCGGGCTCGATCTGCTCGAGCCGGCCGGCGGCCACCCCGCCGCCGGCCGGCCCGTGACCGGTGTCAGCCTCGACAACCGGCTGACGGCGGCCGGTGACCTCTTCGCCGCCCTTCCGGGCGCCCGCACCCACGGCGCCGAGCACGCCCCCGCTGCCGTGGCCGCCGGCGCGGTCGCGATCCTGACCGACCGCGACGGCGTCGCACGTCTCGAACGGGCCGGTCTCGAGGTGCCCGTCCTGGTCGCCGCCGATGTGCGCGGCGTCCTCGGCCTCGTCAGTGCCGAGATCCTTCATCGTCCGGCGGAACGGATGCGCACCTTCGCCGTCACCGGGACCAACGGCAAGACCACGACGTCGTACCTGCTGGAGGAGATCCTCGGCGCGCTGGGGCGCACCACCGGGCTGATCGGGACCGTCGAGCTCAAGGTCGCCGGCGAGCGCACACCGGCGAAACTGACCACACCGGAGGCACCGCAGGTCCAGCACCTGCTCTCCCGGATGGCCGGGTCGGGGGTGACGGATCTGGTGATGGAGGTCTCCTCCCACGCGCTGGCGCTGCACCGCGTGGACCCGATCGTCTTCGACATGGTCGGCTTCACCAACCTGACGCCGGACCACCTCGACTTCCACGTCGACATGGACTCCTACTACCGCGCCAAGGCGGACCTCTTCACCCCTGCGAGAGCGCGGCGAGGCGTGGTGCTGGCCGAGGACCGGTGGGGTCGTCGCCTGGCCGAGGAGGCCACCATCCCCGTGGCCACGATCGGGATGCAGACGCCACCGGCCCGGCCGGACCCGGACACCGACTGGCTGATCTCCCTCACCCACGCCCGCCCGGACCACACCGAGTTCACGGTGACTCACCGGGACGGGCGGAGCGTGTCCACCCAGGTGTGGATGCCTGGACGGTTCAACGTTCTCAACGCCGCGGTGGCCGTGGTGATGGCCCTCGAGTCGGGCATCTCGGCCGCCGACCTCCACCACCATCTGCGGCGAGGCCTGCGGCCCACGGTCCCGGGTCGGATGGAACTGGTGGGCGAGCAGCCACGGTGCATCGTCGACTTCGCGCACAATGCCGATGCGCTCGAGCTGGTGCTGCGCGCGCTGCGGCCGACCACCCGCGGGCGCCTCGTCGTCGTCTTCGGGGCGACCGGGGAGCGGGACACCGCCAAGCGCCCGCGGATGGGTGAGATCGCGGTGCGCCACAGCGACGTGGTGGTCATCACCGACGACGACCCGCACGACGAGGATCCTGCGACGATCCGCGGTGAGGTGATGGCCGGCGCGCTCCGGGCGGTCGGCGCCGAGCAACGCACGGGCCGCACGATCGACCTGTTCGAGGTCGCTCCGCGCTCGACGGCGATCCGCCGCGCCGTGGCAGCGGCCGGGCCGTCCGACACCGTGCTGGTCGCGGGCCGGGGCCACGAGACCATCCAGGAGGTCGCCGGGGTCGAGCACCACCTCGACGACCGGGAGGAAGTGCGCGCCGCACTCGCCGAGCGAGCCTCCCGCGGGACCTCATGA
- a CDS encoding FtsW/RodA/SpoVE family cell cycle protein: MTSYYLIGGSTLLLLALGLIMVLSASSIPSLRDGGSITSGFRNQALYAVLALPVAYAISRLPVGWIRWLAWPAMLGTLALQVLLFTPLAVAEGGNAAWVQLAPGVVFQPSEFGKFGLAVWLGAVLATKGRLLRHWSHVLFPAVVVAGLFLGTVLYSHDVGTGLILIMLAGGALWVAGVPLSKFVVAGSAVIAGVAFLVISSRNRTARVMQFLGMGGGSDPLGADMQPRRALEGLGTGGISGVGLGASREKWLWLPAAEDDYIFAIIGEELGLLGCLLVLGLFAALAVGFSRVIRRHPDPFVKIATAAIGCWVLGQALVNIAVVIGLLPVIGVPLPLLSKGGSALVTTMAALAVVLAFARSEPGAREAMAARRGSMRRSLAVIASGGRGRG, from the coding sequence GTGACCAGCTACTACCTCATCGGCGGCTCGACGCTGCTGCTGCTCGCGCTCGGGTTGATCATGGTGCTCTCCGCCTCCTCGATCCCCTCCCTGCGCGACGGCGGCTCGATCACCAGCGGGTTCCGGAACCAGGCGCTGTACGCCGTCCTCGCCCTGCCCGTGGCCTACGCGATCTCGCGGCTGCCGGTGGGGTGGATCCGCTGGCTCGCCTGGCCGGCGATGCTCGGCACGCTGGCGTTGCAGGTGTTGCTGTTCACCCCGTTGGCCGTCGCTGAGGGTGGTAACGCCGCCTGGGTGCAGCTCGCCCCGGGCGTGGTCTTCCAGCCCTCGGAGTTCGGCAAGTTCGGTCTGGCCGTCTGGCTGGGTGCCGTCCTGGCCACGAAGGGCCGGCTGCTGCGGCACTGGTCCCACGTGCTCTTCCCCGCTGTCGTGGTGGCGGGCCTGTTCCTGGGCACGGTGCTCTACAGCCACGACGTCGGCACCGGGCTGATCCTCATCATGCTCGCCGGGGGAGCCCTCTGGGTGGCCGGGGTGCCGCTGTCGAAGTTCGTGGTCGCGGGCTCGGCCGTGATCGCCGGCGTGGCCTTCCTGGTGATCTCCTCGCGCAACCGCACCGCGCGCGTCATGCAGTTCCTCGGCATGGGCGGTGGTTCGGACCCGCTCGGCGCGGACATGCAGCCCCGGCGTGCCCTCGAGGGTCTCGGTACCGGTGGGATCTCCGGCGTCGGCCTCGGCGCCTCGCGGGAGAAGTGGCTCTGGCTGCCCGCCGCCGAGGATGACTACATCTTCGCGATCATCGGCGAGGAGCTGGGACTGCTCGGCTGCCTGCTCGTCCTCGGTCTCTTCGCGGCCCTGGCGGTCGGTTTCTCCCGGGTCATCCGCCGCCACCCGGACCCGTTCGTGAAGATCGCCACCGCGGCCATCGGCTGTTGGGTGCTGGGGCAGGCGCTGGTCAACATCGCCGTGGTCATCGGCCTGCTGCCCGTGATCGGCGTCCCGCTGCCGTTGCTGTCCAAGGGCGGGTCGGCGCTGGTGACCACCATGGCAGCGCTGGCCGTGGTGCTCGCGTTCGCGCGCTCCGAGCCCGGGGCACGGGAGGCGATGGCAGCCCGGCGCGGGTCGATGCGCCGTTCCCTCGCGGTGATCGCCTCCGGAGGCCGCGGGCGTGGCTGA
- the mraY gene encoding phospho-N-acetylmuramoyl-pentapeptide-transferase, whose amino-acid sequence MISILVAGAVALVVSLLGTPLFIRFLVHRNYGQFIRQDGPTAHFTKRGTPTMGGVVIIVATLVAYTFANAVTGNVPSASGLLLLFLMVGLGVVGFLDDFIKISRQRSLGLSPTWKIVGQGLIGVAFSVLVLQFPNERFRTPASTELSFSRDLGIDLAFAGATLGLLLFVIWANFLITAWSNAVNLTDGLDGLATGASMFVFGAYTLVTIWQTNQSCQVFSSVGPSCYEVRDPRDLAIVAAAIVGACFGFLWWNASPAKIFMGDTGALALGGALAGMTILTRTEILGAIIGGLFVVIILSDVIQIGFFKATGRRVFKMAPLHHHFELMGWGEVTIVIRFWIIAALCASLGLGIFYAEWVAG is encoded by the coding sequence GTGATCTCCATCCTCGTGGCCGGCGCGGTGGCGCTGGTGGTCTCGTTGCTCGGGACGCCGCTGTTCATCCGCTTCCTCGTGCACCGCAACTACGGCCAGTTCATCCGGCAGGACGGCCCGACGGCGCACTTCACCAAGCGTGGTACGCCCACCATGGGCGGGGTCGTCATCATCGTGGCCACGCTCGTGGCGTACACCTTCGCCAACGCGGTCACCGGCAACGTGCCGAGTGCCTCCGGGCTGCTGCTGCTCTTCCTGATGGTGGGCCTGGGCGTGGTGGGGTTCCTCGACGACTTCATCAAGATCAGCCGGCAGCGCTCGCTCGGGTTGAGTCCCACCTGGAAGATCGTCGGCCAGGGCCTGATCGGCGTGGCTTTCTCGGTGCTGGTGCTGCAGTTCCCGAACGAACGGTTCCGGACGCCGGCGAGTACCGAGCTCTCGTTCTCGCGGGACCTCGGCATCGATCTGGCCTTCGCCGGAGCCACCCTCGGGCTGCTCCTGTTCGTGATCTGGGCCAACTTCCTCATCACCGCCTGGTCGAATGCGGTCAACCTGACGGACGGCCTCGACGGGCTGGCCACCGGTGCCTCGATGTTCGTCTTCGGCGCCTACACGCTGGTCACCATCTGGCAGACGAACCAGTCCTGCCAGGTGTTCTCGAGCGTGGGCCCGAGCTGCTACGAGGTCCGGGACCCGCGTGACCTGGCGATCGTGGCGGCGGCGATCGTCGGCGCGTGCTTCGGTTTCCTGTGGTGGAACGCCTCGCCGGCGAAGATCTTCATGGGCGACACCGGCGCCCTCGCCCTCGGTGGTGCCCTCGCGGGGATGACGATCCTGACCCGCACCGAGATCCTCGGGGCGATCATCGGCGGCCTGTTCGTGGTGATCATCCTCTCCGACGTCATCCAGATCGGCTTCTTCAAGGCGACCGGGCGGCGCGTGTTCAAGATGGCCCCCCTGCACCACCACTTCGAGCTGATGGGCTGGGGCGAGGTGACCATCGTTATCCGGTTCTGGATCATCGCCGCGCTGTGTGCCAGCCTCGGCCTCGGCATCTTCTACGCCGAGTGGGTCGCCGGATGA
- a CDS encoding UDP-N-acetylmuramoyl-tripeptide--D-alanyl-D-alanine ligase: MIALTLAEIAALTSGRLHDRSPAPVPGSGPAELVQVTAEAVIDSRRAMPGSLFVAVAGERVDGHEFIDAAAAQGAVAALVSRPVPDSPVPTVLVPDVQLALGALAREVLARLRESGAISVVAITGSVGKTSTKDLLAQLLTPLGDLIAPPGSFNNELGLPLTVLRATESTRVLVLEMGADRLGNLTYLTSIAPPDIAVVLAVGTAHLGGFGSVEAIAVAKAELVQGLRPDGVAVLNADDPRVVAMAELSAGAHVQSFAQVADAHVRAGDVVLDAEGRATFTLRSGAGEARTRLALVGRHQVSNALAAATVALALGLTVQQVADGLSVAAALSPHRMHVQPWGRRTLIDDAYNANPDSMRAALDALAAIAGGRRRVAVLGEMLELGDISESAHEEIGRYAARSGAALVVAVGSGAEALARGARASGVPDVRAVADVSVAEQVLAQHLGEEDVVLVKSSNSAGLAALADRLLGAGGGA; this comes from the coding sequence ATGATCGCGCTCACCCTGGCCGAGATCGCGGCCCTCACCTCCGGCCGGCTCCACGACCGGAGCCCGGCCCCAGTGCCCGGCTCCGGACCTGCCGAGCTGGTGCAGGTCACCGCCGAGGCCGTCATCGACTCCCGCCGGGCCATGCCCGGGAGCCTGTTCGTCGCGGTCGCCGGCGAGCGGGTCGACGGCCACGAGTTCATCGACGCGGCCGCCGCGCAGGGTGCGGTGGCGGCGCTGGTCTCACGGCCCGTCCCCGACAGTCCTGTGCCCACGGTCCTCGTCCCCGACGTCCAGCTCGCCCTGGGCGCCCTGGCGCGCGAGGTGCTGGCCCGGCTGCGTGAGAGCGGCGCGATCAGCGTCGTCGCGATCACCGGATCCGTCGGCAAGACCAGCACCAAGGACCTGTTGGCCCAGCTGCTCACGCCGCTCGGGGACCTGATTGCCCCACCCGGATCCTTCAACAACGAGCTCGGCCTGCCGCTGACCGTGCTGCGCGCCACCGAGAGCACGCGTGTGCTCGTGCTCGAGATGGGGGCGGACCGCCTCGGCAACCTGACCTATCTGACCTCCATCGCCCCACCGGACATCGCCGTCGTGCTCGCGGTCGGCACCGCGCACCTGGGTGGCTTCGGGAGCGTCGAGGCGATCGCGGTGGCCAAGGCCGAGCTGGTGCAGGGTCTGCGACCGGACGGTGTCGCGGTGCTCAACGCCGACGACCCGCGGGTGGTGGCGATGGCCGAGCTCTCCGCCGGCGCCCACGTGCAGAGCTTCGCGCAGGTCGCCGACGCGCACGTCCGCGCCGGCGATGTCGTGCTCGATGCCGAGGGGCGCGCGACCTTCACCCTGCGTTCCGGCGCGGGCGAGGCGCGGACCCGGCTGGCGCTGGTCGGACGCCATCAGGTGAGCAACGCCCTCGCCGCTGCCACGGTCGCGCTGGCCCTCGGGCTCACGGTCCAGCAGGTCGCAGACGGGCTGAGCGTCGCCGCCGCGCTCAGCCCGCACCGGATGCACGTCCAGCCATGGGGTCGGCGTACGCTCATCGACGATGCCTACAACGCGAACCCGGACTCGATGCGGGCGGCGCTGGACGCCCTCGCGGCGATCGCCGGAGGCCGTCGCCGGGTGGCGGTCCTGGGCGAGATGCTCGAGCTGGGTGACATCAGTGAGTCCGCTCATGAGGAGATCGGCCGGTACGCCGCCCGCAGTGGAGCGGCGCTCGTCGTCGCCGTCGGCAGTGGCGCCGAGGCGCTGGCGCGCGGTGCCCGGGCGTCGGGCGTGCCCGACGTACGAGCGGTCGCTGACGTGAGCGTCGCCGAGCAGGTCCTGGCGCAGCACCTGGGCGAGGAGGACGTCGTGCTCGTGAAGTCCTCGAACTCGGCAGGCCTGGCCGCTCTCGCCGACCGGTTGCTGGGCGCGGGGGGCGGCGCGTGA
- a CDS encoding peptidoglycan D,D-transpeptidase FtsI family protein, whose protein sequence is MASGRANPVTAVGTPERRQAVLLAMLLIVLLAFTARLVWVQLVQGPGLAAAAQAARSYTYTDHAARGAILDSNGTVLATSVQTYRVVADLTAIPAYQPRDADGEITGYGAAAAARDLAAMLDRDRNRLGAELVGEDRYHIVAREVTPEVWQEIAALNIPGISAEQTAERSYPNGSTAGQIVGWVNDEGDGAAGLESTLNSRLLGTDGEFTVEIGVTGQVIPTGQNASAPAVPGCDVHLTIDSDLNWFAQRTIDETVDTYGADWGAVVVVDVETGELLALADSDAVDPRDPGASRYAGSNAVQSVYDPGSTGKVLTVLSALEEGVVTPTTAVDDPYRLTTDNGQTFSDHSEHPDQVLTVTGVLAESANTGTVNIGTLMSDETRYEYMQRLGWGSETGVGLPGETAGLLPHYEDWDGRQRYTTMFGQGLSVNLLQNTGVFSTIANDGVRMPMSIVDGYDCADGYEEVDPGEPVRVVSQDSSEQMIRMLESVVSDSGTGERAAIDGYRIAGKTGTAQIPDGSGGISDVAASFVGIAPADDPRIAVGVVVYRPDSGFFGGTIAAPVFQDVTSFALQSLGVPPSSEPADPYPLQPDGQ, encoded by the coding sequence ATGGCATCAGGACGGGCCAACCCGGTCACCGCCGTCGGCACGCCGGAACGGCGGCAGGCGGTGTTGCTCGCGATGCTGCTGATCGTGCTGCTCGCGTTCACCGCGCGCCTGGTCTGGGTACAGCTCGTCCAGGGCCCCGGCCTGGCAGCCGCCGCTCAGGCAGCCAGGAGCTACACCTACACCGATCACGCCGCTCGTGGGGCGATCCTCGACAGCAACGGCACCGTGCTCGCCACCTCGGTGCAGACCTACCGTGTCGTGGCGGACCTGACCGCGATCCCCGCCTACCAGCCGCGCGACGCCGACGGCGAGATCACCGGCTATGGCGCCGCCGCCGCCGCCCGGGACCTGGCGGCGATGCTCGACCGCGACCGCAACCGGCTGGGGGCCGAGCTCGTGGGCGAGGACCGCTATCACATCGTCGCCCGCGAGGTGACGCCGGAGGTGTGGCAGGAGATCGCCGCCCTCAACATCCCCGGCATCTCCGCCGAGCAGACCGCCGAGCGCTCCTATCCCAACGGCAGCACGGCCGGCCAGATCGTCGGATGGGTCAACGACGAGGGCGACGGCGCCGCCGGCCTGGAGTCGACGCTGAACTCCCGGTTGCTCGGCACCGACGGGGAGTTCACGGTGGAGATCGGGGTCACCGGCCAGGTCATCCCGACCGGTCAGAACGCCTCGGCGCCTGCCGTCCCGGGATGTGACGTCCACCTGACCATCGACTCCGACCTCAACTGGTTCGCCCAGCGCACCATCGACGAGACCGTCGACACCTACGGTGCCGACTGGGGCGCCGTCGTGGTGGTCGACGTCGAGACCGGCGAGCTCCTGGCCCTGGCGGACTCGGATGCGGTGGACCCGCGCGATCCCGGCGCCTCACGCTACGCGGGCTCGAACGCGGTGCAGAGCGTGTACGACCCGGGGTCGACCGGCAAGGTCCTGACGGTCCTGTCCGCGCTCGAGGAGGGCGTGGTCACGCCGACCACGGCGGTCGATGACCCCTACCGCCTGACCACCGACAACGGCCAGACCTTCAGCGACCACAGTGAGCACCCCGACCAGGTGCTCACCGTGACCGGGGTGCTGGCGGAGTCGGCGAACACCGGCACGGTGAACATCGGCACGCTGATGAGCGACGAGACGCGATACGAGTACATGCAACGCCTCGGCTGGGGCAGCGAGACCGGCGTCGGCCTGCCGGGCGAGACGGCCGGCCTGTTGCCCCACTACGAGGACTGGGACGGCCGTCAGCGTTACACCACGATGTTCGGGCAGGGCCTGTCGGTGAACCTGCTGCAGAACACCGGCGTCTTCTCCACCATCGCCAACGACGGGGTGCGCATGCCGATGAGCATCGTCGACGGCTATGACTGTGCCGACGGCTACGAGGAGGTCGACCCCGGCGAGCCCGTGCGGGTGGTCTCGCAGGATTCGAGTGAGCAGATGATCCGGATGCTCGAGAGCGTCGTCAGCGACTCCGGCACGGGGGAGCGGGCTGCGATCGACGGCTACCGCATCGCGGGCAAGACCGGCACGGCGCAGATCCCGGATGGTAGCGGCGGTATCAGCGACGTGGCCGCCTCGTTCGTCGGGATCGCCCCGGCGGACGATCCGCGGATCGCCGTCGGCGTGGTGGTCTACCGGCCCGACAGCGGCTTCTTCGGAGGCACGATCGCGGCCCCGGTGTTCCAGGACGTGACCTCCTTCGCCCTGCAGTCCCTCGGGGTCCCGCCCAGTAGTGAGCCGGCCGACCCCTACCCGCTCCAGCCCGACGGTCAGTGA